One Sus scrofa isolate TJ Tabasco breed Duroc chromosome 1, Sscrofa11.1, whole genome shotgun sequence DNA segment encodes these proteins:
- the HS3ST5 gene encoding heparan sulfate glucosamine 3-O-sulfotransferase 5, whose amino-acid sequence MLFKQQAWLRQKLLVLGSLAIGSLLYLVARVGSLDRLQPLCPIEGRFGAHGQAEFPLRALQFKRGLLHEFRKGNASKEHVRLHDLVQQLPKAIIIGVRKGGTRALLEMLNLHPAVVKASQEIHFFDNDENYAKGIEWYRKKMPFSYPQQITIEKSPAYFITEEVPERIYRMNSSIKLLIIVREPTTRAISDYTQVLEGKERKNKTYYKFEKLAIDPNTCEVNTKYKAVRTSIYTKHLERWLKYFPIEQFHIVDGDRLIAEPLPELQLVEKFLNLPPRISQYNLYFNATRGFYCLRFNIIFNKCLAGSKGRIHPEVDPSVVTKLRKFFHPFNQKFYQITGRTLNWP is encoded by the exons ATGCTATTCAAACAGCAGGCGTGGCTGAGACAGAAGCTGCTGGTGCTAGGAAGTCTTGCCATTGGGAGTCTCCTGTATCTAGTCGCCAGAGTTGGGAGCTTGGATAG GCTCCAACCCCTCTGTCCCATCGAAGGCCGGTTCGGAGCCCATGGTCAGGCTGAATTCCCCCTGCGTGCCCTGCAGTTTAAGCGCGGCCTGCTGCATGAGTTCCGGAAGGGCAACGCTTCCAAGGAGCACGTGCGCCTTCATGACCTGGTCCAGCAGCTCCCCAAGGCCATTATCATCGGGGTGAGGAAAGGAGGCACAAGGGCCCTGCTTGAGATGCTGAACCTCCATCCAGCAGTGGTCAAGGCCTCTCAAGAAATCCACTTTTTTGACAATGATGAGAATTATGCCAAGGGCATTGAGTGGTACAGGAAAAAGATGCCTTTTTCCTACCCTCAACAAATCACCATTGAAAAGAGCCCAGCATATTTTATCACCGAAGAGGTTCCAGAAAGGATTTACAGAATGAACTCATCCATCAAGTTGCTGATCATTGTCAGGGAGCCAACCACAAGAGCGATCTCTGATTATACTCAGGTGctagaggggaaggagaggaagaataaAACTTATTACAAGTTTGAGAAGCTGGCCATAGACCCTAATACCTGCGAAGTGAACACAAAATACAAGGCGGTAAGAACCAGCATTTACACCAAACATCTGGAGAGGTGGTTGAAATACTTTCCAATTGAGCAATTTCACATTGTCGATGGAGATCGCCTCATTGCGGAACCCCTACCAGAACTTCAGCTCGTGGAGAAGTTCCTAAATCTTCCCCCAAGGATAAGTCAATACAATTTATATTTCAATGCTACCAGAGGGTTCTACTGCTTGCGATTTAACATTATCTTTAATAAGTGCCTGGCGGGCAGCAAGGGGCGCATTCATCCAGAGGTGGACCCCTCTGTCGTTACCAAATTGCGCAAATTCTTTCACCCTTTCAATCAGAAATTTTACCAGATCACTGGGAGGACATTGAACTGGCCCTAA